Below is a genomic region from Tursiops truncatus isolate mTurTru1 chromosome 4, mTurTru1.mat.Y, whole genome shotgun sequence.
TATAATATTTTTCCATAGACAAGCTTTGGGCTCcaccattttgaattttttcctccACTACTCATTCTACACTGGATGCCATGGGGCTAATACATACTGAGATGTGATTCTGGTCCTGCACATTCATGTCACAAATTCTGGGTGAATTGGTAGAGTAGATGGGAGAGAATTCTTGGAAGCCATCACCATACATGGATGGCTAGCCTAATTAGACACAGAAGTAACTGCAAACCACATAAATCTATCTCCCATATCCAAATTCAACTTCTCCTTAGCTAGATCCCAGAAAGGTCCGTGGTCTCTCTAATGCCTTCCAACCTGAGGGGAAGTGTGATTGTAGGGAACCCCAGGTGGAAAGCAACAGCGGGCTAAACCAATTGCTGTTAAAATGTCTTACTTTTGTGAGTTTCTCAAGAAACTAGGGTCATGTGACATGGaggtttgaaaaacagaaaaatattatattctcACATATGAAATGACATGGTATTGAACTAATCATTGTTGGGTATTTATTGGTTTAGATAAAGTTCATGACCCTTTATCTTTTAATAACAATGTTAAgatgttatttaataaataatctgatttcttctttcatatttctttgatttcaaataaaatgtgACATGGATAAAGATAGGGAAAATTTGATTTTCTACAATGGAGCAAGAATGTGTTGTGTACAGATCATAGAAATAGAGTCAATTCCAGTGTGCACAATAAAACAGTTCTTGTCTTTTCAGCTTCAGATATAAAGTTTCCAGCTTCAAGATattataattcattaaaaatgagagagaaattacAAGGGaatgttttaaatgaattttagaatataCATCAGTGTTActctataatataaaaattatatttcattcttttcatttattcttacaaatatttattgagcatctcctatATTCCAGGCATGTTGTTAGGTGCTAGAAATCTAAAGACAAATTGGAAATGgtaattaaatggaaaaagataaataaatgaaaatgcaatGTTATATGTTCTACCCTGGAAGTCCACACTGCCCTCTTGTAGACTTCAGGGGGTGAAACAGAGAGTGGACAACTCTACGTGATGTAGGGGGTAATGTCCATGGAAAGCTTCATTATGAAAGGGGTATATATTTGAACTGGGTCTTGAAAATGGACATCAGTTAGGAAGATAGTGGATTTAGAGGATATTCCAGAAAGAAGTGTTTGAAGCAAAGTCTTAACAGTGTTATATAGTACAATGCCTTCCAAGAGACATTGATAATTCAATGGGGCCGTAGCCTTGCATGTGACAGAAGAATTAGTGGAAGTTGGAGCTGGAGAGACAGTCAGGGGACATATGAGACTGTGCGTTTTGTGGAGGAAAAGGGAGCCACTCGTACACTAAGCTAGGGTTGGCATAATCAGTTCTGCATTTTAGAGAGATCACTACCCTGACAGGGTGGAGGATGAATTAGAAGTGGGAAACCCTGGAGGTATGAAAACCAGGTTTAAAATTGTATACTTTAGGGATTATTTTGGCTACAagtaaccaaaaaaaacaaaacaaaaacaaaaaacaaaatgagctGAAAGTTGCTAAATgaaaagagtttatttttcacaaataatGGAAAATGAGAACATAAGAAATTCCAGGTTGCTCCAGGACTTGACAACGTCAGGGTTCAGAGGTGTGATTCTCTATCTACTCATGGCTGCAGAATCACTGCAGCAGGTCAATGCTTCAGATTCGTTCACATCAACATCTAAAAATAGAGGagtaaaaaaaaaggacttctcTCAAAGCTCCTTTTCATTGTGCAATGAGCAGGAATTCATTTCATATTTGTCTTCCAATGGATTTCTTTTATGTCCCATTGTCCAGAATTGAATCATATCCCAGGGTTGAACTACAAGGGAAGCTAGAAAAGTGTGTATTGGGCACTTTCTGCCTGTATCATGTGAAGCAGGTTCTGGCAACctagaagaaggaggaggaatagTCACTGAGATTGATAATCAGTTACACAAAAGCCACTTCACTAACTAGGTGACAGTATTAGCAAGGGGATGAATTTAAGAATTGTTAGGGAGGTAGATTTAACAAGTGGGTTAACAACCATCTATCAGGATCATATCTCTACCAGGAATTCTGACGCAAGACATCCGTGGAAGACACTGTGAGAAGGAATACCAAAGGGCAGTGCTTCTCAATCATTCTCCCCTTATGGCATCAAAGTACATACACATCTTTAGGATACAGTGGGATAATCTGACAAGACTCACTGGGAAGAGACAGCCATCCTGGGAGCTCTGGAACCCCAGGTCCTGTCCAGATCAGCTGGGGGATTAAGATTAGCAACATTCTGGCACACCTGTAATTCAGTGTTGAGGTCCTCCAATTGGAAGGCTCTGTAAGATATTTGGGACAATTAGAGATAATAAAATAGCCAGTAGAGACATCTAATCATTGctgcaagaagaaaataaagaaaatattcacgCTTCCAGAATGTAAAGTTATCCCAAGGAGGATGCTTGCTTAGACCCTTGATTTAAAATCCTCCTAATGCCTTTGGGTTACTATTATCTGGTAATCAGATACTGAGACCCTCAAAATATGACTTCCTTTCAGGTAATTTACTAACTTGCATACAAAATTTAATTATTGTTGTCTAGGGCCTCATATTCAGAAATTGCATCTGGTTTTGGGTATGAAATTAAGATTTACACCCACGCAGTGAGGTGATACCATCTGAATAATAAGAATCTCGACACCTAGGAGTCACCCTTGACACCCCCTCCCCTGCATTTGCAAATACAATCTGTCACAAAGTGCTGTCACTTTTACCTTCTAACACTCTCTTAGATCCATTAATTTCTATCAATGTCCACTTCACTACTCTATTTCTTATTGTTTCCTAATGctacaaattaccacaaacttggtgactaaaaaagacacaaatttattatcacaAGTTCCAagagtcagaagtctgaaattaaagTGTTGGCATGGCCAGTTCCGTCTGAAAGCTCTGAGGGGAGAACCTGTTTTCTggcctttttcagcttctgtaGGTGGCCTGCATTCTTTGGCCAGTGACCACTTCCTttcatcactccaatctctcACTTCTATGGTCTCGTCTCTTACtactgactctgaccctcctgcccacctcttataagaacccttgtgattacattgggccacCTGGATAATACAAAATACTCTCCCCATATGaaaatctttaacttaatcacttctGCCAAGTCTCgtttaccatgtaaggtaacattttCATGGGTTGCAGAAATTCAGAGTGGACAACTTATTCAGCCGGGCACACTACCTACTTCAAGCTTTATGTACCAACACTGCTATGGTGACTGAAAAACTAATCAAGTTCACAGTTTCCCTCCTTACACACTGCTTCCCATTGCCAAAGTGTTTACAAAATGTAGATCTGGTTacaatacaaacacacacacacacacaaaacaaacattaaaaatatttcaggacttccctggtggctcagtggttaagaatccacctgccaacgcagagaacaagggttcaatcccttgtctgggaagatcccatatgctgtgtaGCAACcaagcctgcgagccacgactactgagcccacacaccacaactacggagGACCATGTGCCCTAGAgactgcatgccgcaactactgagcccacgcgctgtaactactgaagaccccatgctctagggcctgcgtgccacagtactgagcccgagtgccgcagctgctgaagctcacgtgcctggAGCGCATGATctacaacaagaagccaccacaatgagaagcccacgcaccaccacaaagagtagcccctgctctcagcaactagagaaaagcctgtgcacagcaacaaagacccaacacagccaaaaaataataataattaaaaaaaattcgaTAGCATCCCAttgctttttagatttttttaaatctttaatctgaCCTAAAAGCCCCCAACTCACTCTGATTAGACATCATTGACTATCTTAGATCTTCAAATATATCATGTGTTTTGCCACTTTCTGTTTGTTCTACATGGAATTATCTTCCCTCCTCTGTCCTCCTCAAATCCCATCAACCTTCAGATACTAGTTCAATCACTTCCCTTGGGAGGCCTTTCTGACGTCCCTGAGTAGCCAAAGTCCACCTACACTATCATAGTGGCCACCATCTCCCTCCTACTTGTAGTTCTTTAACCTTTATTTGTGTGATTGATACCTGCCTCAGCAACATGCTTGTTTCAAGGAGAGCAAAACTGACGTCTTTAATCAGCCCTGATTCCTCAGTGCCTAGCTCACTACTGGGCATGATGTAGGTTTTCAATGAATATCagttaaataaatgagtgagtgaatgaatattcCAAGTCAAATTTGGCCACTGACTTGCTGTAAGAATTTATGCATATCACTTGCCTGGGTCCCAAGTCTTTCAACTGAAACAGGAGGTAAGTTGACACCCTGGGACTCACCATCTTAGCCATTGAATGATCCTAACATCAAAATTACTGATAAGCTAAGATTACAATTCAACCCTCTCCCATTGTATTTGGTCAATTAAGCATGCAACTATATAGAGTACTTTTGTTCACTGTGTTACACACTCCTGCTGAGACACACTCACGAGCTCCCAGCTgccatcattttaaaatacaaaatgcagTGACAGAATTGCAGAAGAGAAATGTTGAAACCTCTACAAGACATCCCACCACAATAGTTTCAAAGTTTAGTCTGTGCAAGAATCTCCTTGGATACTtgtttaatatacatattttctgaGCTCTGTTCCTGTAGATTCTGATTGCCTGGGTCTGTGCTGGGGCcgagaaatctgtattttaaataagcaGCCCAAGTGATTCCAATAACATGCTttgaaggaattccctggcagtccagtggttaggactcagtgctttcactgccataggCTGGGTTAGATAattggtcagggaaccaagatcccacaagccatgtggcacagccaaaaaataaataaataaagtgctttGGTCACTCCTTGAGAAATTTGTACTGTTCAATGGTTAGCCATCTGAAAATGTGTCCTCTTTAACAAAACACATAACTTAAAATGGGATGAGTGTAAAatggtgaaggagaaaaaggagacacCTTCTTAGCCAGGATTAATAAACAGAGTTTATGTAACTTATTATCATGGACAACTTTGCTCCCCAGGGGACTTGGCAATGACTAGAGACAATTTTCCTTGTCATGACTGGTGAGATGCTGCTTTGCCAGGGATGCTACCAAACATTCTGCAATGCACTGaacgctcccctccccccagcaacaAAAAACTATCCAGCCAAAATGTCAACAAAGCCGAAGTCAAAAACCCGGGTCTAAAGTCAAGATCACATGCAGTTAAATATGATTGCCATGCAACATACCCCAAAAGTGTCACATGACATGGGCCAGAACTTGCTTACCAAGACTTGGGACTAACTTGAGACACAATTTCAATGCCTTGCTATCTCAGCACTTTTGGAGCTAAGCCACATTGTGAGGCTACTTAGTTAATTATCAGAGCAAGCAACTAATTAACAAAGCTTGCTATTTGATGTAGAACCTATgtggttttcttaaaaaataatgtgaCATCACAACAATGCCTGGATGCATAATAGGCCCACTGACTCTAGTCAGAAgcatttcacatgtgtttcagaatcaatatgaaaaagaaattccaaggaAAGTACATTTTTTGCTGCAAGCTTTTAGTCACTAGTGGGATCTGAAGGTCCTGTTTAGCATCTACCCTCTACTCCTGCTGATGCAAAATGGAGGAGCTGAGGTCTACTACTTGTGACACAAAGAGAGAGTTAGAGCCAGAAACTggaaatgtgtataaaattaaagcacagaaccAACCAGCAAGCTGAGTTAGTGAAAAGGATCAAGTATGAGAAATTATGGTCTTTTGTGCTACCTTGGTGCTAAGACAGACTTGCTGATGAGTAGAAGCATGACATTTCAACTTGCTTGTTAGCTACCCTTTGGAAGGCCTGAGATGCTGTTCTTCTGATGACCTTGAAAATAGTGTTTCCTATCGCAGCCAAACAAAACATGATGGCAAGTTCAATCTACTAAAAGCATCATTTCTTCAAAGTCTTTGCTGaccaaaaactaaatataaaaacaaataaatttaaatttaaaaaattaggaccTGTGTCCCAAAGatttctttatcttaaaatttaaagggcttcccgggtggcgcagtggttgagagtctgcctgccaatgcgggggacgcgggttcatgccccagtccaggaggatcccacgtgccgcggagcggctgggcccgtgagccatggtcgctgagcctgcgcatccagagcctgtgctccacaacgggaaagaccacaacagtgagaggcccgcatactgcaaaaaaaaaaaaaaaaattaagactgtTCATTAGGAAAGTGTTGAAAATTCTGTCATTGCAACCAACTGCGTAGGACATTGAAGcgtcaaaatggaaataatttgagGCATAAAGCAGATTATTAAAGAGGAGGATGattggaaagggaagaaaatggaacagAACACTGCAATGCAAATATCATTGTCAAAGATAATGTCAGGAGCCTCAGAGGCAAGTCAAGGAATTGAAAAGGAATTGGTGTCTGAGGAATAACGGTATTTTTAGAGACAACCGTAATCAACATACTCAGGAGTCATAGAACATTCTAAGTGGTCTCTGCCTGGCAGGCCTTAGAAGcaagaaatatttccatttatctaatAGAAAGCTCTCCTGCtataattttaagtgttttttttttctattctcaatagaaatgaaaaaacatgaactagtttttctgtaaatagcaataaataattgaacaaaagtataggaaaataattttttatcctttccttttttgCTGAAAATGTTAACACCATTTCATCAACACTTTAAACATCAACAATGAGATATGTCTCCTTCTCTACTTATTTTGGGATAAGAATCAACAGGACTTGGGCCAGTACTCTAATTGTATGTGCACACAAATCACCTGAGGATCTTGTCAATGTGCAGAGTATAATTTGGAAGAGGAAGGCCTGAGATTGTGCAATTtgaacaagctcccaggtgatgcccatATTTCTTGTCTGCAGACCATATTTTAAGTAACAAGGGAGTAGGCTTTTTCCTCTATggctttaaataattatattaattcaacaaatagttatcaAGTGTCTGAGATACAGCACTGGTGATGGAACATTGAATAAAGCATGGTGCTTGTCCTCAAAAACCTTACAGCATGTAGGCTACAGTGAGGGAATCAGACCTGCCAATTAATGATGGTGAGAAAGATAAACAGCAGCCCTGAGAACACAAATGGTAAACCAGAGCGTTCCCTGATTCCCACGCACAGAATCTTCAGAACATCAAATCAGACAAGGTCATCACTCTGTGACAATGATGGAGAGAGACAAAAACAAGGCCACTCTGTAGCCATACCAGAGAACAGATGAAAACAAGAACACTGTACAAACCACAAAAATGACTAAACCTCACCTTCAGTGCCTACTGCTTTTTTACCAATGACAACTTTAGTTTTGTTCCACTTCCTCAGTAAAAGTTGTTAAAATACTCAATCATAGAAATTAGGTCTGTTTCCTGATGTTACCTCTGGGAAGTGGActaatggtcccccaaagatgtcgCCATCCTAATTCCAGAGCCTGTTAATATGTTatattacatggcaaaagggctTTGAGGTTGCTAATCCACAAGCCTAGAGGTagagagattattctggattattggggtgggcccaatgtaatcaaaATGATCCTTAAAGTGAAAGAGGAAggtaggagggtcagagtcagatcagggagagagatttgaagatgctatgctACTGTCTTTGAAGGTGAAGGAAGGAGACACAAACCAAGGAAGTGGGGCAGCATCTTGAATCTGGAAAAGTCAAGGAAGTGAAATCATCCATAATGAATACAGCCCTACCAATACCTTGACTtttgaacttctgacctccaaaattGTAAgagtaaatttgtgttgttttaaaccactaactTTGTGGAAAGTTTTTACAGACGGTACCCAATCCAGAAGAGACCACTGCCTCCTTTAATCCTCTCCAAAGTCAACTCCTTCAAGCCCAAATCCTAGGACAAGTCCCTCCTAACCCTCTTATTGAGACATCCTAGAGTTTCTCATGTGCATGATCTCCATCATCACAGTAAGTAATAAGCCCAACTTTGTTTGACTACGATGTGTTCCAGGTGGTCTTGGTTGGTGGGCAGAGAGTAGTGTGAGCACTGCCATATTAAACAGAGGTGGAGCTTTTCAGTTGGAACAAGGGAGGACCCCTGGGGTAGAGGAAGGCCTTCTGAAAGCTCCATAGGAGTTCACTGGATGAAGAAGAGGTTAGAAGACAGCAAAGAACCATTGCAGGAGAAAGGGAAGCATGTTATAACAAAGTAGGAAATGAGACTAGAGAAATCGGTGTTCTTATGAGCCACTAATTGATCTTTATCCTGAAACTGATCTTTATCCTGAAATCAGTAAGTAACCACAAAATAACCAGAGTTTGTGAAAGAAAGTCATGTTATTAGATTGGCATTTTGAGAGATGATTTCATCTGTGGTATGGAAGATGGTTTGGAGATTGCCTGGCAGACCGGATAGGCAGCAGGTGTATTAATCCAGGCAAGAAACGATAACGGTATGAATGGAGACAGAAATTAGGAGTGAAGATCTGCCACCATTTTGTAGAGATAGTGAGATGGGAAAACCTAAGGACTTGGTACCAAAGTAAAAAATGAAGCCTAATAATTATTAAGATTATTTGGCAAGCTTATGAAATACTAGAGGACCTTCATAACCTCATTTAGGGTCAAATCAGTAAGCACATAATGAATGTTTTGCCTCTGTTATCAGTGGTAGGATAATGTGCTTGGAAGGAATCAGAAGACCTCAGCTTGATACCCTGGCTCAAGGCTCAGCTTTCCCAGTTGGTAAATATTTACTcacttgggaaaattacttaatttccatCAAATTACTAATGATACCTATTTCCCAAGACAATtgtcagaattaaataaaattctatggATGTATTCTGTAAACTGTTAATCAATATGTACATTTAGGTACAGTTATTTATGGCATAAGAAGTGCATTAGGGACttcactggcagtccagtggttgggacttcgccttccagtgcagggggtgcagattCAATCCCCTTGGCTAGCTATAGCTTGACATTTTCTTTACAAATGAGTGATGCAGCCTCAAACAAATTAAACTTTTCGACACTGGTTTCCTCTTCAGTAATATAGTAGATAATGAAATCTGCCTCAAAAAGCctgttattgttttattaaaattatctatttttgtatCTGTTACGTAATTACTACAGGAGAAAAAGAGATAAGTTTTTGTTGTACTTAATCCCTTCTTGTCCCTCATTAAGGTATTTATGTTAGGTTCAAGATGACAGGTGGACCAaccatacagatttttttccttccccttccctagGACCCATTAAATTATAGCAAAGGCTGGAAGCCAACAATGACAGAGAGAATTGTAGGGACAACATCAGTTGAGGGGAGATTAACTAAAGGTCTGGATGATGGAAAGGAgatgaagggaaaacagaaagaaggagaaaCTATGAGAGGAGGGGACTACAAGCAACAGTAAGCTGATCTTCCCTTCAAATTCCCAGGGAGGACTGGGCCTCAGAACACTAAGAAAAATACCAGGATTGGGGCTGAAACAGAGATAATGTGGTTAAATGAAAATCTCATTGAAGAACAGGGTGGGGTACTAGGGCAACTTGTGTTGTCACTTGAACTTTAGAGCAAAACTTTAGATCTTTACACACTGGCATTTGAGGACCTCATCCAGCCTAAAGGTCAGCCACCCCTCTCTTAACCCTAAAGTGAATTCTGCCTGTCAGTGAACTTTTCCCCCATACCCAGAGATCCAGTGCAGCTCATCAGTGTGTCATTATTAAATCTGAAAGAATGACTGACAATCATAGCAATGACTGTTATAACATATGAGAGGATAGAAATTAGCATATGTAGCAATGATACCATAGCAATAAGTACACTTAACACCTATATCATAGTTTCTAAATACCGGTCTTCACCTAAGGGATCTAGTGCTTCCATGACTGAAGGAGAAAAGTTCAAGATAATCCTGGAATATCTTGTTGAGCCAGAAAGGAAGACATTGATCAAATAGCACTGGGAGCCATTTCTGAAGGACAAAGGAGCCAGCATGAAGATGTCCCCACTctccaaatctgggacaatttgagcatcaaaattaataataatgatatggATGGTAACACATTGAGTAAAATAAGAATCCTCAAGCCCATATTGATATAGATATTGATACTATTAAATAAGCACACAAACAATaagtggggagaagagaaatTTCTTACATAGAatgccaaataataaatatagaaggaatTAGAAAATTGTGAATGGATCCTTAAATAGTGGGTGAAAGCTTGATAAGGaatagaataaatatttacatagtgTCAAAGTATCGAcacaaattaattattaattacaaagggagaaATAGCAAATGTGCAGTGAAGAAACGTGAAGGACACTACTTTCATCAAGTGATCAAGGTAACCACCAACCAAATTTACATGAACCAACATAAAGTGTCTCTTGATACAATGCAATGAAAAGGATACAGTGTCACTTCTATGGCATTTCTACCAAAAAATGCTAAAcatgaatctaatcatgaggaaagtTGGATAAACCCAAAtcaagctatatatatatatatcttataggCTGTCTCATATTTTGGGTCCTTGGAAGGAAATGAGTGGATAATCATTTATAACACGTTAATTGGCATAAAATAGGAGACTATTAAATTTCccataaatattgaataaagtaTATTTAACTCTTAAGGGTcagaattgtgttttatttatctctCTGTCCCCAAATTTTAGGACAATGCTTGGTGTTGTATCTACTTGGTGAGTGTCTTTTGAATGAGTATCTCTTGAAGATACTCAGTGTCTCAGGCCAGAGACTGCTGCAGGTTTTTACAGCACCTCAAGTTTTAACACAGTGACCAGAGCCCAATAACTTCATACATAAATGAAGTTTATATTGGACTCTACAATATTTTGCACCCATAAAGCAGAGATTCAACAAATCAATGAACagttattgagcatcttctctgACACAGACAGGGGTGCAATAAATACTTGATACATGAATGCATGAGCTTTCATTCAAACAGAGCAGAGGTTTCTCAGGAAAGAAGATAAGAAGCATTTTCTAAGTGCAGACCACATATCATTTCAAGTGCTTCTGATGGCAACTATCACTCCAAAGAACAAATGCTTCATTTTAAATACAGCTATACATATAATCAGAGGTGAAGaaggtaggaaaaataaaacccatcaatcaaaaagggaaaaaaatactatGTGATTTTAGCTGTCAGCTTCCCTTTACTGACCAAATCTTAGAATGTCTTAAAAACAGAATGCCATAACTCAGTCCATTTAGTGAACTTTTTCCAACAGTTTATGGGGTTCAAATCTCTCTAGGACTGAGTTCTATAAACAGCAGGAAAAGGggataaaacaaaatggaattgTGTCACtaatgaaaggaggaaagaaatgttttttaacaTTCAACAACTAAGAAATATTCCTGTTTATAATCAGCATAGAGAAACACTGACAACTGCGGTATACAGActatacagttgactcttgaacagaGTGGGTTTGAACTTCaaaggtccacttatatgtggatattttttaatagtaaatactatagtactacacaatccacagttggttgaatccacagagtCAGAGGGAACCTCAGCTACAGAGGGCTGAACATAAACTATACATGGATTAACCcccgcattgttcaagggtcatctgTATTTGGATTAAATTTAGAACTTTtttagggaatttttaaaaattgaaatctcAACATAAAGGGACAAAATTATTAGGCATCACCCTATCTTGCTGTACAGTCTGAAATCAGAATAAGATTTGATTGAAGTTCACCATTACAGGTTGAAAGTGGTTGATgagtacaaaaaacaaaacaaacaaaaaaaatcataaaataaacaaccagaacaaaaatatttgtgCTAAATGAATTTGATTTATTGAGATGAACAGCAAAACCCCTTCCTACTCACACCTAATTGTAATGCATTGATGTTGATGTAGAGATTAATGATACATGGGCAGAGCAATCATAAGAGACAAACTGCCTGCTTCACTAGTAAAAATTCAGGTATATTGGAAAAATATATCTTGCTTTAGCTGTAGATGAGTACCAGTTCAGCATTTTATGCCTGGGTGACTTGTTCAGCATCATCAAAGACCAGGATTTCAGCAAGAAGTCAGCGGGAAGATGGAAGATGTATCTCTCAAGCATAGCTGGAAGCAGGAAGACAGACTTTGTTTTTCAGGTTGTTCTGTGCAGAGTAATGATCGAAGAGTCCTGTAGTCATCTGCAGCCATGGTCCATCAGTAAGTGCTGTAGCCAAAGCCAGAGCCAGAGTCCCATGGCCGGCAAAAGCTGCCACCATAACCATAGCCTAGGTTGCTAATGTTGCTACCACCAAAGCAGTAGCCCAGGGAGCTGTAGCCATTTCATCCATAACCGTAGTTCAGGGGAGAGCCCAGGGGCATGACGCAGTTCAGGAGTGTGGCTCTGAAGGTCCTGTGGAAATCGGTTGCTTAGCAAGGATTACCTGGGAAGTAGCTTCCACAGCAGAAGTAATGAGTCATGGTGGCAGGAGTTGAGAAGGATTTGGATAGATTGCAAAGAGCAAGTTACCCAAGAATGAATGAAGTTCTTGTCCTGCACAGGGCCTTTTATACCTCAAGCTGGTGGGCATGACATGCTTGCCTAGACATCTTATGATAAATTTGCATAGATAATTCTATTATTGttaataaaatgcatataaagGAACCCACAGACTCACTGCTCACATTTTTGTTGGCTTTTCTATCTGCAAAGGAATGTGTCATATCTTCAAAGCCAGCG
It encodes:
- the KRTAP7-1 gene encoding LOW QUALITY PROTEIN: keratin-associated protein 7-1 (The sequence of the model RefSeq protein was modified relative to this genomic sequence to represent the inferred CDS: substituted 2 bases at 2 genomic stop codons), encoding MTHYFCCGSYFPGNPCXATDFHRTFRATLLNCVMPLGSPLNYGYGXNGYSSLGYCFGGSNISNLGYGYGGSFCRPWDSGSGFGYSTY